The genome window TTGCCCCTGGTCCTGGCGGCGGCCGCGGTCGTGATGGAGGCCGGCACGCTCTCGCTCCTGGGCATCGTCGAGGCCCAGCACCGATTCTGGTTCGTCGGTCCGCAGATCATCGGGTTCCTGATCTTCATGGTCGCCTCGCTCGCCGAGCTCACACGCCCGCCGTTCGACATGCCCGTCGCCGACTCCGAGATCATCTTCGGCGCCTACACCGAGTACACGGGCCTGCGATTCGCGTTCTTCCTGCTGGCGGAGTACGGCGGGATCGTGGCGCTGTCGGCCGTCGCGTCGACGCTGTACCTGGGCGCCTACCAGTCCATCCCCGGTCTGTCCTTCGTCCCCGGGTGGATCTGGATGTCGGGGAAGATCGGGGCCCTGTCGTTCTTCGTGATCTGGCTTCGGGCCACGTTCCCGAGGCTCCGGGAGGACCAGCTGCAACGGTTCTCGTGGACGGTGCTCATCCCCGTCGCGCTGGTGAACATCATGGCCACGGCCGCCATCAAGGTGGCCGTGAAATGAGGATCGCGGAATAGAGGGAGATGCCCGTGGCCCTGGAAACGCGTGAGCCGAGCACGGACGGACGGCCGAGAGGCCTGCCCGGCATGGGGCTGGTCAAGGGCCTCATGGTCACGCTGAAGCACATGCTCCGACCCGCCGTCACGCAGCAGTACCCGGACGAGAAGCCCGACCTCCCGCCCCGGACCCGCGGGGTGATCGCGCTAAAGGAGGCCAACTGCACGGTCTGCTACAAGTGCTCGCGGGAGTGCCCCGACTGGTGCATCTACATCGACGCCCACAAGGAGACCCACGAGCCGGCCGCCGGCGGCCGAGCCCGCTCGGTCAAGGTCCTCGACCGGTT of Actinomycetota bacterium contains these proteins:
- the nuoH gene encoding NADH-quinone oxidoreductase subunit NuoH, encoding MATAGVSIFDSASHNLWVVLILKTVAVLIFFLVVPLGIGYMEHKVLAHMQSRLGPMEAGAFHGWAQLVADGVKFIQKEDIVPAAADANVFSLAPAVAMIPYIVILVVLPFGPTAFALNLDVGIFFVVAMSSVSVIGVLMAGWSSANKFSLIGALRAAAQLIAYELPLVLAAAAVVMEAGTLSLLGIVEAQHRFWFVGPQIIGFLIFMVASLAELTRPPFDMPVADSEIIFGAYTEYTGLRFAFFLLAEYGGIVALSAVASTLYLGAYQSIPGLSFVPGWIWMSGKIGALSFFVIWLRATFPRLREDQLQRFSWTVLIPVALVNIMATAAIKVAVK